A portion of the Candidatus Pristimantibacillus lignocellulolyticus genome contains these proteins:
- a CDS encoding zf-HC2 domain-containing protein yields the protein MNCTEVGELMQRNLDYDLSESELATLMTHLSDCAQCTVLFEKLTLLSGSLEQLPRVTPSISIVDAILPELERIDNEKRNSLIIAKQRRNRWLTTVGSIATAAAIVVLMVNLNGIPGTSNSTSSDLAMKINAKNDIGPEPAAAQIFTNEEETDMAADSPGKVRTTDEIGQYSSSVAPNINGQSSDPSGGLEEYLEVGSTTIAPAIPNIRKEITTEKPKDSSSSAFVPELTGSLTENVDKLGVLNELATTIQEQTVNDSGASVERYPSKDEKFYLQFEEHTISVYETSSNQIVQQWEVPKQGLFEFIEWDNEGTFFTFQITDETGMITSYAWKLNAQQ from the coding sequence ATGAATTGCACAGAGGTTGGTGAATTGATGCAACGAAATTTGGATTACGATTTGAGTGAGTCAGAATTAGCAACATTAATGACTCATTTAAGCGATTGTGCTCAGTGTACAGTTTTGTTCGAAAAATTAACGTTATTATCAGGAAGTTTAGAGCAATTGCCTCGTGTAACCCCTTCCATCAGCATTGTTGATGCTATATTGCCAGAACTTGAAAGAATCGATAATGAGAAACGTAATTCATTAATTATAGCTAAGCAAAGACGTAATAGATGGTTAACTACGGTTGGAAGTATTGCCACAGCGGCAGCGATAGTTGTACTGATGGTTAATTTGAATGGCATACCTGGTACTAGTAACTCTACGTCATCTGATCTTGCGATGAAAATTAATGCTAAAAATGACATTGGGCCCGAACCAGCTGCAGCTCAAATTTTTACAAATGAAGAGGAAACAGACATGGCTGCTGACTCACCAGGTAAGGTGAGAACGACCGATGAGATCGGACAATACAGTTCGTCTGTTGCTCCCAATATCAATGGTCAAAGTAGTGATCCTAGTGGTGGATTAGAAGAGTATTTAGAAGTAGGGAGTACCACGATAGCTCCGGCAATACCAAATATAAGAAAAGAGATTACTACGGAAAAACCAAAAGATTCTTCATCTAGTGCCTTTGTCCCTGAATTAACTGGTTCATTAACGGAAAATGTAGATAAATTAGGAGTTTTGAATGAGCTTGCTACTACAATCCAAGAGCAAACTGTAAATGATAGTGGGGCAAGTGTAGAACGATATCCAAGTAAGGATGAAAAGTTCTATTTACAGTTTGAAGAGCATACAATATCGGTGTATGAGACAAGTTCAAATCAAATAGTACAACAATGGGAAGTGCCAAAACAAGGTTTATTTGAATTTATCGAATGGGATAATGAAGGAACTTTCTTTACTTTTCAAATAACTGATGAAACGGGTATGATTACTAGTTATGCATGGAAATTAAATGCACAACAATAG
- a CDS encoding sigma-70 family RNA polymerase sigma factor has product MVEPSLIKAAQSGDREALIALLREIENHVYRTAYYILNNEQDALDASQEALIRIYTKIETYEEKAQFKTWVQRIVTNICIDKFRKTKPTISIDEHEIVFQDKSSVEHDVMAGFAIEEIKQAIDQLPEHHRTVVILRYLQDFSYNEIAVSLDLPLNTVKSYLFRARQQLQHLLQDYQKGGVRG; this is encoded by the coding sequence GTGGTCGAGCCTTCACTGATTAAAGCTGCTCAATCCGGAGATCGAGAAGCGTTAATCGCTCTTTTGCGAGAGATCGAAAACCATGTGTATAGAACCGCATATTATATTTTGAACAACGAGCAAGATGCTCTTGATGCTTCACAAGAAGCGTTAATTCGCATATATACGAAAATTGAAACATACGAAGAAAAAGCTCAGTTCAAAACATGGGTTCAACGCATTGTTACAAATATTTGTATTGATAAGTTCCGAAAGACTAAGCCTACAATTTCTATCGACGAACATGAAATTGTTTTTCAGGATAAAAGTAGTGTTGAGCATGATGTAATGGCAGGTTTTGCAATTGAAGAAATTAAACAAGCAATTGATCAATTACCAGAGCATCATCGTACAGTAGTAATTTTAAGGTACTTACAAGATTTCTCGTATAATGAGATTGCTGTATCACTTGATTTACCATTGAACACAGTAAAGTCTTATTTATTCCGAGCAAGGCAACAGCTGCAACATCTACTACAAGATTATCAGAAAGGTGGTGTAAGAGGATGA